The Amylolactobacillus amylophilus DSM 20533 = JCM 1125 genome contains a region encoding:
- a CDS encoding FAD-dependent oxidoreductase, whose product MYGYKQAKAIYNSAKDNQHIAIVGGCFIGIELAEAYANTDHQVTLIQGNKQLLNNYVDADMSLKIVETLQQHGVDVRLGHRVKTPLAV is encoded by the coding sequence GTGTATGGTTATAAGCAGGCAAAAGCAATCTATAATAGCGCGAAAGACAACCAGCATATCGCGATTGTAGGTGGCTGCTTTATTGGGATTGAACTGGCCGAGGCCTATGCCAACACAGACCACCAAGTAACGCTAATTCAGGGTAATAAGCAATTGCTTAATAACTACGTAGACGCAGACATGTCGCTTAAAATCGTAGAAACACTGCAACAACATGGGGTAGACGTTCGCTTAGGTCATCGGGTTAAAACTCCTTTGGCAGTGTAA
- a CDS encoding NAD(P)/FAD-dependent oxidoreductase, whose product MYERNDNVSFLSCGISLYLEGVVDKLEDMFYETPEHLASIGAKVKTMHDVLKINPKEKSILVQDMSTKKVVTDTYDKLIMSTGSYVQVPPLTGIDNDKVLLCMVISRQKQSIIARKTTSISRL is encoded by the coding sequence ATTTATGAACGAAATGACAACGTTTCTTTTCTGTCGTGTGGTATCTCTTTATACTTAGAGGGAGTCGTCGACAAACTTGAGGATATGTTCTACGAAACACCGGAGCATCTGGCAAGTATTGGCGCAAAAGTCAAGACTATGCACGACGTTTTAAAGATCAATCCAAAAGAAAAATCCATACTCGTGCAAGACATGAGCACCAAAAAGGTTGTGACAGATACTTACGATAAGTTGATTATGAGCACGGGTTCTTATGTTCAGGTACCTCCTTTAACGGGCATAGATAACGATAAGGTGCTATTGTGTATGGTTATAAGCAGGCAAAAGCAATCTATAATAGCGCGAAAGACAACCAGCATATCGCGATTGTAG
- a CDS encoding EAL domain-containing protein, which yields MKVNTADGWRPLADFSKIPAKTIASILIGSMQKLALKVGYVSVNLNRQQLLTSEINEALIYVQNLLRPLKLVVELTEEDNPVEINFEDLQQALVNYQLRGIELSLDDVGTGLNQLDNVDRFMPYLSELKFALQNFEESVFDQEIQDKIVFLRDLAQKNNLRFILEGIESEEEDQLLNKMNITLRQGYYYGKPHILKLLDDDPDN from the coding sequence ATGAAGGTTAACACAGCTGATGGATGGCGCCCGCTAGCAGACTTCAGTAAGATTCCAGCCAAGACAATTGCTAGTATTCTAATTGGCAGTATGCAGAAACTGGCCTTGAAGGTGGGTTACGTGTCCGTTAATCTGAACCGGCAGCAGCTATTAACGTCAGAGATTAATGAAGCGCTTATCTATGTACAAAATCTGTTGCGCCCCCTAAAACTCGTCGTGGAGCTTACTGAGGAGGATAATCCTGTTGAAATTAACTTTGAAGATTTACAACAAGCACTAGTTAACTATCAGTTACGGGGCATTGAACTCTCGCTTGATGACGTTGGCACTGGCTTGAACCAGCTGGATAACGTCGACAGATTCATGCCTTACTTGAGTGAACTGAAATTTGCGCTACAAAACTTTGAAGAGTCAGTTTTTGACCAGGAAATTCAAGACAAAATAGTTTTCTTGCGGGACTTAGCACAGAAGAACAACCTAAGATTTATCCTTGAAGGTATTGAGAGTGAGGAAGAAGATCAACTGTTGAATAAAATGAATATCACGTTAAGACAAGGGTACTATTATGGTAAGCCACATATTTTGAAGCTACTTGATGATGACCCGGATAATTAA
- the dtd gene encoding D-aminoacyl-tRNA deacylase has protein sequence MRIVVQRVTEASVTVAQNQIARIGKGFLLLVGIEQGDTLSLAHKFADKITKLRVFSDQNDKMNLALADVAGQILSVSQFTLLADTSHGNRPSFTQAMRPELAEPLFEQFNDRLRANGLLVQTGEFGADMQVNLHNDGPVTIIFEERVS, from the coding sequence ATGAGAATTGTAGTTCAACGCGTTACAGAAGCTAGCGTCACGGTCGCCCAGAATCAAATCGCCCGGATAGGTAAGGGTTTTCTACTACTCGTCGGAATCGAGCAGGGGGATACACTATCCTTAGCACATAAATTTGCTGACAAAATCACGAAACTCCGTGTTTTCAGTGACCAAAATGACAAGATGAACCTAGCGTTAGCGGATGTGGCTGGCCAGATTCTCTCTGTCAGTCAATTCACGCTACTGGCGGACACGAGCCATGGTAACCGGCCGAGTTTCACACAAGCAATGCGGCCCGAGCTTGCAGAACCGCTATTTGAGCAATTCAATGACCGATTGCGTGCCAACGGTCTTTTGGTTCAAACCGGTGAATTTGGCGCGGATATGCAGGTTAACCTGCACAACGACGGACCGGTGACGATTATATTTGAGGAACGGGTTAGTTAA